Below is a window of Poecilia reticulata strain Guanapo linkage group LG8, Guppy_female_1.0+MT, whole genome shotgun sequence DNA.
CAGTAGTTGGAGCAGTGTTTGGAGTCTTACTCGTGGTTACACTTATTGTGATTGTGGTTGTGCTACTCCGTAAGGGAATTGTACAGATGCCGTCAATGCCCTCGATGCCTTCAATGCCATCACTGAGCCGCTTCAGGAGAAACACTGACGTCGATGATCTCGACGGGGCCGCCGACCGCGGCTTTGACAATCCGATATTTGATAAACCTGACATGCTGAATAACATTTCTGATCTGTATAGCACCGACTCCATCTCCATGACTCAGACAGGCGTGCACTTTATAAATCCAGCTTATGATGAGAACGAAACAGATTTTACAATTTGAAGTTAATTTTTCACGCAGTTTCCTGATTAAATGTCAACatgcattttgaaaaaaaaaatatagacgATGATTGTAAATTTATAACAGCAGAGTCTTATCAATGTGATTGTATAATGATGTGAGACAATGAGAAGTTTAATGACCAAATAAACTTGCAGGGCAAATAAAGAGAATAAGTGACAGTGTGGGTTTTTGCGGTCCGCTGTCCCTCAATCACGTTGCATTCAGTGGCAGTAAAACAGCAATAAAGTTGCACAAGATTCGAAACGCCCTCATATGGAGATGGCTCCTCTGTTTACATTCTGTTGCACAGCTACCACTAGATGGTAGTAAATTTCACCTTTGTTGACATGCATGTGAAATGCCTGCcgtttgcacattttttaccATTATGAAACCTCAATAAACTGCTATAAGTCAGCAGAAAATGTGCTTACATCATTTTGCATTAACCAGGGTCACAACATTGTCTTTCTTTGACAACCATGCTGTTATATATAAGGGCTCTATAAAGTCAATGCTGTATGTGTGGAGCAGCATCATAGACCCTGTTGTGTTATAGAAAGACAGCGAGCCTCGATGAAAGTCAACATATATGCCAACCCTGGTTATATCAGAGGCTTCCAGAGGTGTCTCCTCCCCAGCATGCCAGGCAGAGAAACCTCTGTTGTTCCTCCCAACGCACCAAGAAAAGTCATTCCCGGTGATGCAGCTGCCACTTTCCTCCCCCTTAGGATCGATGCTCCTGTAGGCAACCCCGACGTGTGCGCCCTTTCCGCTCAGCTCTGCTTCGATGTAATGTCTCCCCAGGTAGAGGCTCTCTGAAGTGATGGCCTGACGCCAGTATTCAAAGCGGCTGGCGTGGTCCGGGTAGCTGTGCTGCCAGGGGCTGGTGTTGGTTAACTTTCTGTTGTCCAACGTTAGACGCAGGAAGTCATGGGTGGTGTCGGGGTCAAAGGTTAGCCTCGTTGTgtctgaaacaggaaatgttgttttatggGAAACTGTTTGACTTTACAGCTGTGACGGAAAACGAGAAGGTACAGAGGATCTAAAAGTGCTTACATGTCAAAAAGTCTTCCTGGGTGTCAGGATCAGGAAGAGACGATGGCAGAGATTCTGGCATCGCGTGGTTAGCACCTGCTTTATCATTTGACAGAAAGGTTAATCACAGATTGTTAAATTTTCCAACATTTACCGGCACCAAATTCACCTTTTATCGCAGTAGCAAAATCTTACAGAACTCCAGCCACTCCAAATCCAgcttttaattcaattaaaaaaattatactttttaaCTAAATCCCAGCTAGCACAATTATTGGCACCATTTCAAGTTAATTTGAAACCAATGCAATTAAGCCTTTAATTGACTTAAACTTAACTTTTTTGGTTGATTACACTTTTCGGATACGTTCCGGTTCCTCGGAGATCAAACACGCCATGCCATGCAGAGGCCCATTGCAGCCAATAGGCTGAATGAGAACCCTCTATTGTCTTGTCTTATTTAAAAGTGGAGGAGAgtaaggtaaaaaaataaaagtccaaaaatATAGCTTAAAATACAGGTTTTCTGCATTAAACATTTCAGGTggatttcacattaaaaaatttatcaaaatgcagaaaatcgAGAGAACTGAAGAAAAGAGGCAACACAAGAGGACCCAGGACTCTCGATGATCCAGAGAGATTGTGGAAAGACAAATAGCTTAAGATTTATGTGAAATGTTATAGGTAGAGGAAGTGTGCTGCTCCCTTGACAAAGGGTTATTGCACAATGCACTCAGAGCAAAGGTGCCTCtagtgattttgtttaaaatttctccccccaaattaataaatgtaaatgcaaaatttCCAACCTTATATACGTACTCCAATAAAAGATGAcgtttttcaatatttttgacaCATCTGTAACTTTGACATGCTCTAAAGATAAACAGCTTGGTTTGAAAGGAAACTGTCACAGGTTTTATCCACATTTAACTACAACTTCAAATATAAGAGGAACCAATAACAAGAACTTCTGCGATATCAATATTGCATGAAGTCATTTTTAGCGGTACACAAGCATGGGTCAGAACTTCACTGTCACATTTAAGGCTTATTCTGAGATGAGATCTATAGCTTCCTCTCTACTGATCCTGAAGACACACTGATAAAACTAACTCACCACTTTTGGAGATCATGTTCATTTTTTCACTGTAGGATTTCATAATCAGTTCCCATAACTCCTGAGTAGCATCAGTCACTGCTTGAGCCCATGACTGCAGATGGTCCATTCGACTGATGTGGGCAGCGGGTACACATATATCAGTCAACCCTTTGTTCCCCTCTGTGTAATCCTagaatgtgaaaacagaaaatgcatgTAATGGATCAGGGTTATGAcgttaaaaaccaaaaaaaaaagaaacacccaCACAGTTACTTTTCCGCGAACCGGAACTCCAATAGTTTTCTGTAGAGTCACAGAAAATCTTTATGTACACTGTCGACAAGCCTGTACTCAAAATAAACTCTATCTAAGAGAATCTCTTGGTCAAATCCCGCATCACATGAAACCTTTGACACCCTACACTAGACTCTGTAATATTCCTTCTTCTGTTCTGCCCTATTAGTAAAGCGTTTGTTTTCTGCACCAGTGAAGCTGaaactgaaagttaaaaaaagctACTAAAGGTCAGTGTCATCATTAGTTTACCTTGCTGCATATGATATACCtgtattaaaatacaaacaaacaaaaaactaaacataacatacaaaacataaattaaattgtttgCATAAAATTAATGATCAGGGTGGAATCTCAGAAACATTAAGGCCAATGAATCAACCAAGTCTCATTGATTATCGAAATCAGATAATTCGAGTTGAAATGTACAGGGTGCaaagatttcacaaaaaaattcaacaaactATGACACACatgtaaaacagacattcaaagACTATGAATGGTTCAAAGATTGGCACAAAAAATACTCTGTAATCTTCCAAAAGCTTGTGACAGAATGTATTATGGTCTGATgaaatgtacttatttttggGCCACAATTTCAAAGGGTTTGTCACAAAATAATGCACAATGTAAAATGGTGGTAGTAGCGTCATAATCCGGGGTTCATTTTAAGATaggactggattttttttttttttgttcctctaaTTTTATCAGAGGTGTGTACTTCTCTCAGAGACACTGTACCTTCAGGAAATCAACATCAGACTTGCTCTTGAATAGTTTCTTCATCTTATCTGCAGTTTTCCTCAGCTCCACCCTCTTCTGCTCCAGATGTGTCTGGATGCCCTCCGCTTGCCTCAGAGCTTGTTTTTGCTCTCCTTCCAAAAGCGCCTCTACCCTTTTTCTGGCCTCCTCAACAGTCTCCTGCAGCCTATTGAACTGCTGTTCAACAGTAACACAAACTTCCTGCGCTGAAGACTGAgggcaggagaaaaaaaaatgaaatgataatgCAATCAGTTCAGTATGAAGAGAATAGAACATTTTATAATCATAAGATTACCTTGATTAAATCACTGTTGCTCTGCAATTTTCCAATTATTCTCTCTACATCTGAGAGATGTTGACTGATCCTCTGGTGTTTCTGCAGAAGTTCAGTCTacaagtgattttaaaaaaggaacagCAACacatgctgaaaagtttctacaaacaaaagcagattaAGAATAGTACATAGAGACAATTGTgcgtttttcatatttttaaaggacCTCAAAGTGTACTCGAGCCTCCTCCAAAGACAACATCTCGTGTCCTTTGTGCTCCTGACCCTCGCAGTCCCCACAGATAGCGCACTCGTCCAGAAAGCAAAAGCTCTTGAAGGGAAGCTGATGAACCTCACAAGTCTGGCGCTCGATGTCATGGAGGGGATCCACTAAGCGATGGTTCTGAAATTTGGCTTTCTCTAGATGGGGTCTGAGGTGGGCGTTGCAGTAGGAGACCAGACAAGTCAGACACGATTTGAGCGCTGTGCTGGGGGCATCCAGGCAGGAATCACACATCACATCTCTTAGCAGTGGTGTGCTTGGTGGCCGATCCTCCACGTTTTCCCTCAAGTCCTCCTCGACATCTGTGCTGGTCGTCGTCATATTCAAGTGCCTTCCTTGTTGCCTTAAACGCAAACCAGCTGCCGTATATTCTAAGCATGAACGAGGTCTACTTTGTAGCTTCGATAAGGAAAGAAAAGACAGTTGTAGGCAGAAAGACCCTGGAATGAGTAAGGAAAGAATTATGGACCACGCCTGTAGACAGTCTCATTTTTCACCCCTCCCTGTTTCTCTTCTTGCTACATTTAGAATAAACGCAGGACCAGAGGAAATATGCTTCCAGGGatgaaaaatgaacttttctttGACTCTTCACTACTGTTAAAGAAaagatgtattttattaaagacaTGAAAATATCGCGATGAAACAGCTGCTTCAAAACTAGACACTagatagtttttttcccccagttttcAGACTTGTTTAAGTTTTCTCCTTCACTGAAACTGTGTTGCTGCTAAGAACAACGGTCGCTTTCCTTTTGATAACAGAGCTCCATGAGCTTCCTGACTACAGTACTTATCTGCACGGCGGCTTCCTTCCTTTCGTGTCATGCGGCACAGAGGCAATACTGACACTTGTCTTTTGTATGTGTGCAGCGAGTGTGGATTATTGCATATTTGGCAGAAAATGCAAGAACAATAGCGTTTTCGTTCTCTGTTCTGTGGCTGTCTCTAACTCAGAGACAGAAACGTCAGGAGAACCTTAACATGTTTCCTATGTGAATAGGTAGATTCTTAGGGGATGTATTAAATAAGAATGCATCAGAGTTTACTATGCGTTCAACAAGTCAAAGTGTTGGTAGCCAACAGGTACAAATGTGCAGCAAACACAAGAACGATGCAAACTCCcagacacacagaaacaaacaaaaataaataaataatgggaAAATGCtgcaatcacaaaaaaaattgaagtaaAATCCTATATGAATAAACTAAATTGAATGtaattgaatttaaaacataaacacctTGCCAGTGCTCAATGTTTGGTTAATTGCTCCTACTTatgattgttttgttgattggtttttagaaaaaaaaaaaaaacttgcactcactttttaaaaaaaaatgtgtgttagaGATTTGTTAAAGCTCTGGCTGATTTGTAAAGTTGATTTTCAcaacactaaataaaatgtataatttgtaTCATGTTCTGATCTTTGACAACTATGTGACAAATAAGTAAATCCTGAGCTGTTGATGtaaccaaaaggaattaatttaGACCTCAAGAAGCTTTGACATTGGAGACCAAAGCGTTTTATGAGTGAGGGAACCTGGAGAACGCTGAactcatttgcatattttgacCATGATGTCTCACACCACAGATAGAAAACTATTTGTTTAGGTGTACATCgttttttgaaatgtaatattGGGATCATGACTCAGCTTGTGGCTAAATTTAACATTAGACAACTTAAAAAGAATTTTCTGTCTATATGAGTAATGATTTTAATCACCAATAGCATCAGAATTAAGTATAAGGTTTTCTAACACTATTTGCATAATGTCTTAACTTCCTTCTGTTCAATTTGTGGGAATACATTAAAGAcctgcagtattttttttgattttgtaataaaaaaaactacagaggCCTTGGTCAGTCATTCATTGGTATGAATGTCTGACCAAGGAGATTGGACATTCATACCAATCtccttaaaaatacatttcatattaagaaaataatttaaaaaaaacagtttgcgTGACTTTTCTTCTTGTTCACACAAGTTATctgcaaaacaaactgcagtaaTTTTTTGTTGAACAGCTTTTACAGGTTCAGTTCACACCAACCTACGGTGATAAAACATTGAGTTTTAGACATGTTGGTAATAAAATATATGGGTTTCCTGCTCTGCACTATAAATAAACTAATCCAAACTCATTTTTATGGGTTATTGCATTCTACTGTACTATACTGCTCTTGTCATCACAAATGACTTAATCAACAATTAAacgttaataaaataaatgatttaataatttaagttttcctttaattttaccaacacaTGCAAGTGCTGACAGTGttaatagtatttttttgtcaaatctgtTTGAAGATGAAAAGAATATTAGATTTCGTTACACTTCACATTGTTTTACTAAACAGATTGAATTAACTGATTGACATTCATAGTCTTAAAAAATGTGGCTTGAtgtattttatggtttttgattttacatgatgACGATCAAATTATCCTGGTTTCTAcatgaaaaagtactagctgCTGTGGCTGTGCAAACACAACTCCAGGTTGTGCATGGAACAATTGCTGGAAGACCAAAGGAGGCTGCAGTTcaactgaaaatgaatttgtGACATCATACTTACCTATGAGTAAATTCCATTTTTGAATGCATGATTCCTTCTGACTGTGTGCACATAAAGAGCCACACCAGATGAAGTTATCTTTTGCAAACATGACATTCTGCAGGATGTCATGTTTGGCTATCACCCACCCCTTTATAAGAAACGTGTCTCTTGCATTGGCGAATTTTGTTTCTCCACCACAGAAAGGACGAAATTTATGGTGGAGATGGAGAAACCTCTTATAATGACTTAATAGACAAAGGCTCAAAAAACACTAGATCTTTACAAGATTGGACTCTGAAAAGACtagcaattttatttacaatgaaataaactttttttgttgttgttgttgatatAGGTAATAATATATGTTACTCTTCagatgtaaatgaaaaatactgaggtaaaaacagctggaagactTGAAAAGGGGGTACACAATGCATACCACTACAGTAAATTACAGCAGTTATCTCAACAAACAGTTGGCCCGTCATTGCCTTTTGAAGCATATTTAGACAAACATGGCATCCCGTATGTAAACATATACAGTTCAAAATAATTCAATGTGAATAAAGCATTGCTTTAAATAGTGGTTAGTCTAACATTAGATATAATCTTAGATTCAGgtttttgtcagtgtttttataaacatatcAACATCGCACTTTTTAAGCAAATGAACAGGCACAAACAATGCAGGCACATAAAGTGGTTGGATTAACCCCACAGGGGACGATATCTCTTAGAGCCATTATCTCAGTGTATGCAGTATGACATGGCAAAACAGCTGTCCATTGAAAACTATTTTAGTTTGTGAAATCAACTCTTGACTATCCAATCaacaaagaaatatattttctgttatcCTCCAAAGCCAACAAGGAGGAATCATGTTAAGAGTTTACCTGACCCATTTCCTCTCGGTTGACATATTAACCATGACAGTATTCAGTCTGCTTTTCCGGTAACAGTAAAAACTGTTAAGTTCTTCCTGCTCAATATAAAGATTGATTCCATAATGTCCCACAATGCAGCAAAGTGAATATCCACAGCTTCTATTACCTGTgggaaaaaccaaaaacatagtttacagttcatgtttttactgttattttaatgttaagaaaatgcTTCTCGATGGTAGAAtaaattttaacaataaaaaaaaatgtaaaatgtgttttttttttctttatgaaagGGTAGTAGGTGACAGAAATTGTATTTCCCATTTCTAAATTGTGCATCTACTTTCTAATTTTGTTGAACGGTTAATTCATGTGAAAATTGAATATAATGTGACTatacaaaacattcagaaaagcAACATCTTTATTGTTGGCTGAACTTTTAAAAGCATATTCCTGGCTTAAATGCTTTTTACATAATCAAGACACCAGGAAAATGCTTAAAGCCTGACATCAATCACTCCTATAATTTAACTACATTCTGGAGAGACGCAAAACTGCATTGGTTAACTTGTGTGTTTatattgcatatttatttttgttcaaatggcCCTCTGGAACACAAAGAAACAATTAATATGGGATAAATCTGTTTGTGCCTTACACTAGACCTTTGCTCACAGCTATATCCTGATTCCCTCACTTATTTAGTTGTGTTTCCTCtgtaaaacttaataaaaatataataccCTCTCCTTATATAGGtatataaattatgttttgtctAATTATATTggttggtaacactttatttgaagggggtgaataagactgtcatgacactgtcataaacatgacataaaacctgtcatgaacatcaataagtcgtcatgaatatttatgacggttgtcataaagtgtcattcgataaatcatgacatttttaatacaaagttgccattattcaaaatgtcattaacctagacaaaattgtctttgtttATGATAACTTGTCaataaccaagaaatcatgatctgacataaatttgttctaaatgTATTaccgattaaactttaaaaaattagctttatgtAGTAATATTGTATAGCTCTGCCATGTTGTTTagtcttaattttcttaatttaatcgATCCTAAGgttttacagcaagatgtctATTAATAAGCTTATTGCAAACAACCATAAGTTAGAGTATCTGgttagaaataatttagaatgctcattaagtaaaaagaaacactCATGTGCCTAAAACtatacattaaatgatgcattCTGAATAACAGTGGCAGTCTGTCTGAACTTCTGCCagacaaatatttgatcagattttaattttgttcagctcCAGTTATTATGCTacttttattaagaaataattgtattgcactTTATAACAACCAGTCATGTTAACTAGGCATTTGTCTGCCAGTTTACCATTCTGACAAAGTGCAGCGAGGGACCTTTTTGgaattgtatttaaataaatgctggaatatgatgacattgttttttgtttttgttcttttttaagtgACCACAATGAATTGAGTCATCACCGACTCTGAGAATGACCAGAAGAGATTCACCAagtttgaattcatgaaaaggCTTTCACCATGATTAACTATTGCAAGaacagctgtaatttctgagcatttctggacaccttcaaagagctgcttcgggaaatgaagacaagaagaagatctCCTGGAAGGAGATGGCTGACATAATCAAAGCAAGAGATTTTACTGCTGAAATAACctattttcttaagttaaagaataagtaattctgttttagtttttcaatcagtatttCAGAGTAACAATATTTATGTGCAGACGTTAAACCCTCTGTTATCTTAGAACaagttatattttgttttattccaatgtaCAAAGGGTTTGTTCTACAGTTATGATGGTAGTTATAAGTAGTCCAGTATGTTTCACTTCATTTGAGGTAAGACTTAATATCAATGactctgttagcatagcatttgaCATACTATATTACATCTTTATAATTGTTGCTACtagtttcactttacttgaggtaaaagttaatattaattacacTGTAATGGCACTTAATGACTTTGTCATAACTGTTACTTGTTTCAATTTACTTGAGNNNNNNNNNNNNNNNNNNNNNNNNNNNNNNNNNNNNNNNNNNNNNNNNNNNNNNNNNNNNNNNNNNNNNNNNNNNNNNNNNNNNNNNNNNNNNNNNNNNNNNNNNNNNNNNNNNNNNNNNNNNNNNNNNNNNNNNNNNNNNNNNNNNNNNNNNNNNNNNNNNNNNNNNNNNNNNNNNNNNNNNNNNNNNNNNNNNNNNNNNNNNNNNNNNNNNNNNNNNNNNNNNNNNNNNNNNNNNNNNNNNNNNNNNNNNNNNNNNNNNNNNNNNNNNNNNNNNNNNNNNNNNNNNNNNNNNNNNNNNNNNNNNNNNNNNNNNNNNNNNNNNNNNNNNNgataaaagttaatattaatgacacttaatgacatcttcataactgttacttgtttcactttacttaatgacactgtaatgacACTTAACATATTCATAACTGGTGCTATTTGTTCTACTTTAATGAGtttgttattaaatcatttgataGTGTAATAAAGCTTAGTGAAATCTCTAATGCTTGTCCtacttttgctttatttcagggagtggaaatattaatcatagttttgttaaagcttttgCTAGTGTAATAAATCATAACTACTATTATGACAAATTTATGttagatcatgatttcttggttagtgacaagttgtcataacgaagacaaTTTTGTCtaggttaatgacaagttgtcaaaACGAAGACAGTTTTGTCTAGGTGAATGACAAGTTGTCGTAACAAAGACAATTTTGTCTAGgttgacaagttgtcataacaaagacattttgtctagattaatgtcaagttttcataacgaagacatttttgaacaatgtcaactttgtattaaaagtgtcatgatttaccgaatgacactttatgacaacagtcataaatattcatgaagacttattcacGTTCATGacagttatgtcatgtttatgatggTGTCATGACAGTCTYattcaccccccttcaaataaagtgttacccattgGTTTTGAAGTGCCATAAACAGAAGAACTGTCAGAATAAGGccagaataaaatatttgtgaatttaAACTTCTGGAGGTGTTGTATGAGCTTAGGTTGTTCAGAAATCTAAAATTTCATTCTAATTTCTAATTTtcattctaaaatatttttactgtaactCAGTATGCATCCAATTACTGAAGTCATTGGTATACTTCTGAAGTCATTACTGAAGTCATTGGTATACTTCAGTaatgcttttaatttaacacCAAGTACTCATGAGTCCAAGCAAATAAACCTCACATGGATTTTTGGACCTGCTGGAGTTGTTCTTATAGAGTGGATGTGATTCCCATAGCTCTCAAATGGGAATCAGAGTAAATACCAGCTTTGTGGAAttgaatattaatgaaaaatctAATGAAATTCTTAAAACATTAAGGTTTGATTTCACAAAGGAAGGCATAAATCCATCATATATGGCTAAATTCACCCCAGACAATAATCCTGGAAAGGACGTCCTACATTTACAAATACATCAACTCAACTCAAAACGTCAGGGTATCTGTTACAAGTGCCACCATATTAGCCAGATACTTTGCATCTTAAAGTGTATTCAAGGCATCTACCCCTCACCATTTTGTAACTTTGCAGTTTTGGTGGTTTCATGCTCTACACTGAGAAAGAAATGGTGATATTGTTTTGTCTGAACAGATTGTTGTCCAGTCACTGACAATCACCTCTATCTAGTCAAATACTATATATTTAGTAGCTGTAGTGCATCTTCACAGATG
It encodes the following:
- the LOC103468835 gene encoding tripartite motif-containing protein 16-like isoform X2, encoding MTTTSTDVEEDLRENVEDRPPSTPLLRDVMCDSCLDAPSTALKSCLTCLVSYCNAHLRPHLEKAKFQNHRLVDPLHDIERQTCEVHQLPFKSFCFLDECAICGDCEGQEHKGHEMLSLEEARVHFETELLQKHQRISQHLSDVERIIGKLQSNSDLIKSSAQEVCVTVEQQFNRLQETVEEARKRVEALLEGEQKQALRQAEGIQTHLEQKRVELRKTADKMKKLFKSKSDVDFLKDYTEGNKGLTDICVPAAHISRMDHLQSWAQAVTDATQELWELIMKSYSEKMNMISKSGANHAMPESLPSSLPDPDTQEDFLTYTTRLTFDPDTTHDFLRLTLDNRKLTNTSPWQHSYPDHASRFEYWRQAITSESLYLGRHYIEAELSGKGAHVGVAYRSIDPKGEESGSCITGNDFSWCVGRNNRGFSAWHAGEETPLEASDITRVGIYVDFHRGSLSFYNTTGSMMLLHTYSIDFIEPLYITAWLSKKDNVVTLVNAK
- the LOC103468835 gene encoding tripartite motif-containing protein 16-like isoform X1, producing the protein MTTTSTDVEEDLRENVEDRPPSTPLLRDVMCDSCLDAPSTALKSCLTCLVSYCNAHLRPHLEKAKFQNHRLVDPLHDIERQTCEVHQLPFKSFCFLDECAICGDCEGQEHKGHEMLSLEEARVHFETELLQKHQRISQHLSDVERIIGKLQSNSDLIKSSAQEVCVTVEQQFNRLQETVEEARKRVEALLEGEQKQALRQAEGIQTHLEQKRVELRKTADKMKKLFKSKSDVDFLKDYTEGNKGLTDICVPAAHISRMDHLQSWAQAVTDATQELWELIMKSYSEKMNMISKSAGANHAMPESLPSSLPDPDTQEDFLTYTTRLTFDPDTTHDFLRLTLDNRKLTNTSPWQHSYPDHASRFEYWRQAITSESLYLGRHYIEAELSGKGAHVGVAYRSIDPKGEESGSCITGNDFSWCVGRNNRGFSAWHAGEETPLEASDITRVGIYVDFHRGSLSFYNTTGSMMLLHTYSIDFIEPLYITAWLSKKDNVVTLVNAK